The genomic DNA CTATTAATACCCATTGAATTTTCAATTTATTTATGTAAAGATAATTATACAGTTCAAAAATATTTGACAGTTAAGGTGGCTAATTATATGAAATTTTCACATCATCTACTTGAGAAACTCGTAGACAAAGAATTTATCGTCATAGATTTTGAAAAAAATTCAACCACATTAGCTTTGCTAATCGAAAAAGAAGGACCAAAAAAAGTATTTCTTTCGCTCGATGGCCAAATGCATTACGCCTACATCGATGACAACACTCGAAAAGCCCACTATGCGGCATGCCCTACGATTGTATATAACCGCCCATTAGATGAAGCACTGAGCAAGATTCAACCGGATATCCCCGCCCTCATTACCAATGAAGCAAATGACTATATCGGCTTTGTCACCTATGAAATCGTGGCGAAAAATCTATCCAAAGAGTTTGAGCGTACACAAGCTTATTTGCATACCATTTTGCAAACGATTGACGAATCCTGCACAGTCATCGATAAGGATGCGAATGTTTTACATTGGACAAAGGGTGCTGAAAAAATCTTCTCTGTCGCAGAAGCGGATATCGTCGGCAAACCGATTACAGATTTCTTCAGTTCCGAGCGTTTAGAAATCTTGAATTCCATGCAAAATGGGACGTCCGTCTATCACCACCAGCATCACGCCCGCAATGATCTCGTCGTGATGATCAATTCAAATCCCGTCTACTTGCATGATGAAATCATCGGTGCCGTTGTATCTGAAACCGATATTACGAGTCAAATACGCTTAAATAACGAGCTCTATATGACTTCTGAAAAACTCTTTAACCTTGAAGAAGAAGTGCGAAAATCCTTACCTTCTGTTAGCCCTTTCCCCTCTATAAGAGGCAATAGCTTCGCATTAAAACAAACATTAGAAATCGTCAAAAAGGCTGCAACAACAAACGCTGCAGTCTTAATCTATGGGGAAAGCGGCGTCGGGAAAGAGCTATTTGCGAAAGCGATTCATAATTTGCGCGAAGCTGACGATGCACCCTTTGTCGCCATTAACTGCGGGGCGATTCCAAGCGGCTTATTCGAAAGTGAAATCTTTGGGTATGAAAAGGGGGCATTCTCTGGGGCCGACCAAAAAGGGAAAAAAGGAAAAGTTGAATTAGCTAGAGGTGGCACCCTATTTTTAGATGAAATCGGTGAAATGCCTTTAGAAATGCAAGTAAAGATCCTGCGCCTACTACAAGAAAAGAAGTTTTACCCCGTTGGTGGCACAAAGGAATTGGAAGTCGATTTCAGAGTTGTTGCGGCCACGAACCGTGATTTAAAGGAACTTGTCAAAGAAGGCAAGTTTAGAGAAGACCTGTATTATCGTTTAAATGTCGTGAATTTTAAAGTGCCGCCCCTTCGCGAACGACTTGAAGATATTATTGAATTAACCCATTACTTCCTATATGAAGTGTCCGTTAAATACAACCGCCCAATCCATGGCATTTCGCAAGCTGTCATGCAAGCTTTACTACAACATTCATGGCCAGGGAATATTCGAGAGCTCAAAAATGTCGTTGAACGGCTCGTCGTATTTTCCGATAATGGGGAGATTAATATCGAAGATCTTCCTACTGAAATGGAAGAAACTCCACAAGCTATAACTACAACACAGAGCATTCAACCGTTCCAGCCAGTTGGCCATGAGCATTTATCACTTAGTGAGCAATTACAAGAATATGAAAAAGATATTATTTTAAGAGAACTAGCCCGGGCGAACGGCAACAAGTTGCTATGCGCCAAAAATCTAGACATCACAAGAGCAACTCTCTATAACCGCATGAACAAATTAGGGATTAAATTGTGACTTTTAAATTATTGGCACTCTTCTTGCATATGTATTCACTATGCATATAGTAACTAGTTTGATGATGGGGTGATTCAATTGACGGAAAATAATATGATTATTTGTAGATGTGAGGAAGTAACTTATGGCGAATTAGTTGAAACGGTTGAACAATATAACTGTACAGCAAGGGAACTAAAGCTCCGAACGCGCGCCGGTATGGGCTATTGCGGTGGCAGAACCTGTCGTACAGCGGTCGATAGCATCGCACAAGCGAAGATAGACAAAGATGTTACGCAAATCACATTGAAATACCAACCACCTATTCGTCCCATTAGTTTTGGTAATTTAGGAGGTGCAGAAAAATGACGGGAAGAATTCTAACGCATCCTGTACTCGATGCAATTGATGAAACAGCAATGGTTTCCTTCACTTTTAACGATAAAGAATACCAGGGGCTGCCGAACGAATCATTAGCCGCAGCACTGTTAGCAAACGGTGTTCGCACGCTACGCCTGCATGAAGAAAGCGGTACGCCACGCGGTATTTATTGCAATATTGGTCATTGCTTCGAATGCCGTGTGACGGTCAATGGACAACAAGGCGCAAGAGCTTGTTTAACACCCGTTCAAGAAGGCATGGTTGTTACAAGCGGCGAGAAACTATTGACATCTGTTCGCGATTGGAGGTCACAAAATGCATAAGGTTATCGTAATCGGTGCAGGTCCCGCGGGTTTATCCGCCGCCATTAGTATGGCAGAGCACGGAATAGAAGTTCTTGTACTCGACGAGTATATGATTGCGGGTGGAAGATTATTAGGCCAACTCTATGAAGAGCCGAACGGCAATTGGTGGAATGGCATTAAAGAATCAAAAAGTTTATATGAACGCGCATTGAAACTCGGTGTTCAAATTCAACTTCAAACGCCTGTATCTAATATCGAGAAGATTGATGACGAATGGGTGATTTATACAGAGTCCAAAACGTACTACACATCCCACTTATTACTTGCAACTGGTGCAGCAGAAGCACCTGTACCCGTACCTGGTTGGACACTACCAGGGGTTATGTCTGTCGGTGCAGCCCAAGTCATGACAAATGTTCACCGTGTCAAACCCGGTGACAAAGGCGTCATTATCGGTGTAAACGTGCTGTCTTCTGCGATTGCCATGGAACTGAAAATCGCTGGAATCGATGTCGCTTGCATCACATTACCGA from Sporosarcina sp. FSL K6-1522 includes the following:
- a CDS encoding sigma 54-interacting transcriptional regulator, producing MKFSHHLLEKLVDKEFIVIDFEKNSTTLALLIEKEGPKKVFLSLDGQMHYAYIDDNTRKAHYAACPTIVYNRPLDEALSKIQPDIPALITNEANDYIGFVTYEIVAKNLSKEFERTQAYLHTILQTIDESCTVIDKDANVLHWTKGAEKIFSVAEADIVGKPITDFFSSERLEILNSMQNGTSVYHHQHHARNDLVVMINSNPVYLHDEIIGAVVSETDITSQIRLNNELYMTSEKLFNLEEEVRKSLPSVSPFPSIRGNSFALKQTLEIVKKAATTNAAVLIYGESGVGKELFAKAIHNLREADDAPFVAINCGAIPSGLFESEIFGYEKGAFSGADQKGKKGKVELARGGTLFLDEIGEMPLEMQVKILRLLQEKKFYPVGGTKELEVDFRVVAATNRDLKELVKEGKFREDLYYRLNVVNFKVPPLRERLEDIIELTHYFLYEVSVKYNRPIHGISQAVMQALLQHSWPGNIRELKNVVERLVVFSDNGEINIEDLPTEMEETPQAITTTQSIQPFQPVGHEHLSLSEQLQEYEKDIILRELARANGNKLLCAKNLDITRATLYNRMNKLGIKL
- a CDS encoding (2Fe-2S)-binding protein, which codes for MIICRCEEVTYGELVETVEQYNCTARELKLRTRAGMGYCGGRTCRTAVDSIAQAKIDKDVTQITLKYQPPIRPISFGNLGGAEK
- a CDS encoding (2Fe-2S)-binding protein — its product is MTGRILTHPVLDAIDETAMVSFTFNDKEYQGLPNESLAAALLANGVRTLRLHEESGTPRGIYCNIGHCFECRVTVNGQQGARACLTPVQEGMVVTSGEKLLTSVRDWRSQNA